From the Bacteroidia bacterium genome, one window contains:
- a CDS encoding cytochrome c gives MNSASSISHMISRALVIASAVVFLGGCRGMTSENPPIHPNPNMDNQAKYIAQRESGFFADGAAMRTPPEGTVARGQLHEDVGYFNGRYEDSTLVAAIPFTVDAAVLKRGEERYTIYCSPCHGVKGDGQGKIMKYKYPIPPNNLMEQRIRDLADGALFEVISNGIRNMPSYRQQIPAEDRWNIVAHVRELQSKSPVAPPPSNTTPPQQ, from the coding sequence ATGAACTCGGCAAGCAGCATTTCGCACATGATTTCCCGGGCACTCGTCATAGCCTCCGCAGTGGTGTTTCTGGGAGGATGCAGAGGAATGACTTCGGAAAATCCTCCCATCCATCCCAATCCGAACATGGACAATCAGGCCAAGTACATCGCGCAGCGTGAGAGCGGCTTTTTCGCCGACGGCGCCGCCATGCGCACACCGCCTGAAGGAACGGTCGCCCGCGGGCAACTGCACGAGGACGTCGGGTATTTCAACGGACGCTACGAGGACTCGACGCTGGTTGCGGCGATTCCCTTTACCGTTGACGCGGCGGTACTCAAGCGCGGCGAAGAACGCTATACCATCTACTGCTCACCGTGCCACGGCGTCAAAGGAGACGGACAGGGAAAAATCATGAAGTACAAGTATCCCATACCGCCGAACAACCTCATGGAGCAACGCATCCGCGACCTCGCGGACGGAGCCCTGTTCGAAGTCATTTCCAACGGTATCCGGAACATGCCATCGTATCGTCAACAGATTCCGGCGGAAGACCGCTGGAATATCGTCGCACACGTTCGCGAGTTGCAGAGCAAGAGCCCTGTCGCTCCTCCGCCTTCCAACACGACACCGCCACAACAGTAA
- a CDS encoding DUF3341 domain-containing protein, with protein MTTHALIAQFSSPASLMDAAKKVRDAGYSHFDCHSPFPIHGMDDAMGLGRSPVGFIVGGMAALGAAMEFFVADRVATSAYPLIISGKPLFSWQAFIIITFALFVLFGAFGAVVGMLRLNKLPRFHQPLFYSDMLSKASDDGFLVSIDAQDPKFDEAGTRAFLESLGAQSIEIVRGDA; from the coding sequence ATGACCACGCATGCATTGATCGCTCAGTTTTCCTCTCCCGCATCGCTGATGGACGCGGCGAAAAAGGTACGCGATGCAGGATACTCGCATTTCGACTGCCACTCGCCCTTCCCCATTCACGGCATGGACGATGCCATGGGTCTTGGCCGCTCGCCTGTCGGCTTCATTGTCGGAGGCATGGCGGCGTTGGGCGCAGCGATGGAATTTTTCGTTGCAGACCGGGTCGCGACATCGGCATACCCGTTAATCATCAGCGGCAAGCCGCTGTTCAGCTGGCAGGCCTTCATCATCATCACCTTCGCGCTGTTCGTTCTGTTCGGCGCCTTCGGTGCGGTGGTCGGTATGCTGCGTCTGAACAAGCTCCCGCGTTTTCATCAGCCGCTGTTTTATTCCGACATGCTGAGTAAAGCCAGCGACGACGGTTTTCTCGTGAGCATTGACGCGCAGGATCCGAAATTCGACGAAGCGGGCACCCGCGCCTTTCTTGAATCGCTCGGAGCGCAGAGTATCGAAATCGTACGGGGGGACGCATGA
- a CDS encoding TAT-variant-translocated molybdopterin oxidoreductase, with protein MKHRPFVDSDDSTHSKEYWLSFRDKTGEPEYRVLQQGEFPSPPLTAGMDRRSFLTVMGASMALAGLTSCRRPEEHIVPYVSRPEEITPGNSLSYATSMPLGTENESLLVETREGRPYKIAGNPLRDSMGSASGVWANASILGLYDPDRSMHARRAGEASTVAAFAEVWKVQRETFLKNGGEGLGLLLSPFASPTLWRLVGEFQSAYPNARMVCYDPVSDRNILDGSAAAFAAPLRPVYDYSKANVVLALDADCFGTERDAFVHAKAFTAKRKPDNAKPGMNRLYLVESSLTQTTAMADHRLRLPAGRIPALLATLTHTLAGKGLGISSDLLTKLPSPAVESTWVNAVADDLLAQKGAGLIVAGRGQSKAVHAVVAALNHALGNAGATVSYLTQPYAMESEPSQLRDFTAAMKDAKLQALIMLGGNGAYTMPADLEFRTALENVGLSVHLSLYVDETSTSSTWHLPMRHYLESWGDVSGTDGRLGVIQPLIAPLYEDGVSDVELLHLLVSGELAKGSDLVKATWQTLIPGMAKRSWRGILHDGVYPWQVTTSTPAPNTASIAGLIDARHFDAAPPRRDAMEIVFRLSPAVHDGRFANNAWLQEFPDPVTKLTWDNAALISRSNAKALGLKDGDLVRLALFGRETPMPVWIVPGQADWSVTVLLGYGRRRAGRVGSGVGFNAYRLRTTGAMYLAQGLTLGAKFGTHALACVQDHHGLDEERMARDGVTERLPQIFREATLDEFREHPDFAQHVVHMPKLRSMWNDHRYDTGMQWGMSIDLNACIGCGACTIACQSENNIPVVGKEQVLNGREMHWIRIDRYYKGDENDPGVRVMPLACHHCEMAPCEQVCPVAATSHDEEGLNVMTYNRCIGTRYCSNNCPYKARRFNFLNYTGDLPEVMKMAQNPDVSVRFRGVMEKCTYCTQRIERGKIHAKVEGRELRDGDIRSACQDACPTQAIVFGDINDRNSAVAKEKDSPRTYQLLGEFNLRPRTTFLAKVSNPNPALRGKGSV; from the coding sequence ATGAAACACCGGCCATTTGTCGACTCTGACGACTCCACGCACAGTAAAGAGTACTGGCTGAGCTTCCGCGACAAGACGGGCGAGCCGGAGTACCGCGTTCTCCAACAAGGGGAGTTCCCTTCCCCACCACTGACGGCGGGAATGGACCGACGCAGTTTCCTCACGGTTATGGGCGCATCCATGGCCCTTGCGGGCTTGACAAGCTGCCGGCGTCCGGAAGAGCATATCGTCCCGTACGTCTCGCGTCCGGAAGAAATCACCCCGGGCAACAGTCTGTCGTACGCGACAAGTATGCCCCTGGGCACGGAAAATGAATCCCTTCTGGTGGAAACCCGCGAAGGACGACCATACAAGATTGCCGGCAACCCGCTTCGCGACTCCATGGGCAGCGCGTCCGGCGTGTGGGCCAATGCCTCCATTCTCGGCCTCTACGACCCCGATCGTTCCATGCATGCCCGACGTGCAGGTGAAGCATCCACTGTCGCCGCCTTCGCCGAAGTCTGGAAAGTCCAGCGCGAGACATTTCTGAAAAATGGCGGCGAGGGTCTCGGCTTGCTGCTCTCGCCTTTCGCCTCTCCCACGCTGTGGCGTCTCGTCGGCGAGTTTCAAAGCGCGTATCCCAACGCGCGCATGGTCTGCTACGATCCCGTCTCCGACCGCAACATCCTCGATGGCAGCGCGGCAGCATTCGCCGCTCCGTTGCGGCCTGTCTATGACTATAGCAAGGCCAACGTGGTGCTGGCGCTGGATGCGGATTGCTTCGGCACCGAACGGGACGCATTCGTGCATGCGAAAGCCTTCACCGCGAAGCGCAAGCCCGACAATGCGAAACCCGGCATGAACCGCCTGTATCTCGTGGAAAGCAGCCTCACGCAAACCACCGCCATGGCGGATCATCGTTTGCGCCTCCCCGCGGGCCGCATCCCGGCCCTGCTCGCTACACTGACGCATACACTCGCCGGCAAGGGGCTTGGCATTTCATCCGATCTGCTGACAAAGCTTCCCTCCCCCGCTGTGGAGAGCACCTGGGTCAATGCTGTCGCGGACGATTTGCTCGCGCAGAAGGGAGCGGGACTGATCGTCGCCGGACGCGGACAATCCAAGGCTGTACATGCCGTCGTGGCTGCGCTGAATCACGCATTGGGGAACGCCGGCGCCACTGTCTCGTACCTCACGCAACCGTACGCCATGGAAAGCGAACCGTCGCAGCTCCGGGATTTCACGGCCGCGATGAAAGATGCCAAGCTGCAAGCGCTGATCATGCTCGGAGGCAACGGCGCGTACACCATGCCAGCCGATCTCGAATTCCGCACCGCGCTGGAGAATGTCGGCCTCAGTGTACACCTCTCTCTCTACGTCGATGAAACGTCCACCTCGTCCACCTGGCATCTGCCCATGCGTCACTACCTGGAGAGCTGGGGAGATGTGAGCGGGACGGACGGTCGTCTGGGAGTGATACAACCGCTGATCGCGCCCCTCTACGAAGATGGGGTCAGTGATGTCGAACTCCTCCATCTGCTCGTCAGCGGGGAGCTGGCAAAAGGATCCGACCTGGTGAAGGCCACATGGCAAACCCTCATCCCCGGTATGGCCAAACGAAGCTGGCGCGGCATATTGCACGACGGTGTATATCCCTGGCAGGTGACCACTTCGACACCCGCGCCCAATACCGCCAGCATCGCGGGGCTGATAGATGCGCGCCATTTCGACGCGGCACCACCGCGCAGGGACGCGATGGAAATCGTGTTCCGCCTCTCTCCCGCCGTGCATGACGGTCGTTTCGCCAACAATGCCTGGTTGCAGGAATTTCCCGATCCGGTCACCAAGCTGACCTGGGATAATGCCGCACTTATCAGCCGGTCCAACGCAAAAGCCCTCGGACTGAAAGACGGTGATCTGGTGCGACTCGCCCTGTTCGGGCGCGAGACCCCGATGCCGGTGTGGATCGTTCCCGGCCAGGCGGACTGGTCCGTGACCGTTTTGCTGGGATACGGACGACGCAGAGCCGGCCGTGTGGGGTCCGGCGTGGGCTTCAATGCGTATCGCCTTCGTACGACGGGCGCCATGTACCTGGCGCAGGGATTGACGTTGGGCGCGAAATTCGGCACGCATGCGCTTGCCTGTGTACAGGATCATCACGGACTCGATGAAGAGCGCATGGCGCGGGACGGTGTGACGGAGCGGCTTCCGCAGATTTTCCGCGAAGCGACGCTGGACGAATTCCGTGAGCATCCCGACTTCGCCCAACATGTTGTGCACATGCCGAAACTGCGAAGCATGTGGAATGATCATCGCTACGACACTGGAATGCAGTGGGGCATGAGCATCGATCTCAACGCCTGCATCGGCTGCGGCGCCTGCACCATCGCCTGTCAAAGCGAGAATAACATCCCCGTGGTCGGCAAGGAACAGGTCCTCAACGGACGCGAAATGCACTGGATACGCATCGACCGCTATTACAAAGGCGACGAAAACGATCCCGGCGTACGCGTCATGCCGCTCGCGTGTCATCACTGTGAAATGGCCCCCTGCGAACAAGTGTGCCCCGTGGCCGCAACCTCGCACGACGAAGAAGGTCTCAATGTGATGACCTACAACCGCTGCATCGGTACGCGGTATTGCTCCAACAACTGTCCCTACAAGGCCCGCCGTTTCAACTTCCTCAACTATACGGGCGATTTGCCCGAGGTGATGAAGATGGCGCAGAATCCCGACGTTTCGGTACGCTTCCGCGGTGTGATGGAAAAATGCACCTACTGCACTCAGCGCATCGAACGCGGGAAAATCCATGCAAAGGTCGAAGGTCGCGAGTTGCGGGACGGCGACATCCGCTCCGCGTGTCAGGATGCGTGTCCGACGCAGGCCATTGTCTTTGGCGACATCAACGACCGGAACAGCGCCGTGGCGAAGGAAAAGGACTCACCCCGCACCTATCAGTTGCTGGGCGAATTCAATCTTCGTCCGCGCACGACCTTCCTCGCGAAAGTGAGTAACCCGAATCCGGCGCTGCGTGGCAAGGGCTCCGTCTGA
- a CDS encoding heavy metal translocating P-type ATPase metal-binding domain-containing protein yields the protein MIESGPLRYSGQTGERKAPLVCFHCGDVCFSDEIALGDKYFCCNGCKAVYELLHANDLCAYYDVDEAVRGKSPHDQIYGSRYAYLDDPAIEEQLLEFTDGDVRMATFSIPSMHCSSCIWLLERLNALNPGIVSSRVDFTRREAAITWKASMITLKGVVTLLASVGYEPHISLQSVAEKRRGSSNKRLYYKIGIAGFAFGNVMLLSFPEYLAGEGGIDPLFARIFSYINIGLSLPVFFYSSLEYFQSAWAGLRQRFLNIDVPLSLGISMLFFRSIYDILSGTGPGYLDSFTGLVFFLLIGKIFQKKTYDALSFERDFRSYFPLSVAVKEQHHETTIPLTRLRVGQRIVVRNQELIPADAILLNGEANIDYSFVTGEAELIRKFSGDRIHAGGRQVGQAIELEVVKEIEQSYLTRLWNNDVFTKERRAPLTALVDRISARFTYAVLSIALVASVVWLVLEPGMVTFVFTSVLIVACPCALALASPFALGSAQRVYGYNEFFVKSTDTVEMLSHIDTIVFDKTGTLTRSGAGGVRFHGPGLNEQERLLIKSVLRQSTHTLSRQVFAFLADVPTADVEGYSEIPGKGIEGSVQGRRVLIGSADWAWRDHDAPIDTATTSVYVSIDSQPRGHFTVPNVYRDGLPELVARLRSRYRLAILSGDSPREEARLKALFGEDVPMRFLQTPADKLGYVETLRSQGRHVLMLGDGLNDAGALKAADVGVSLTEDINAFSPACDGILSADRFHTFDRMLDFARNSHAIVRASFILSLTYNVIGISFAVAGLLTPLVSAVLMPVSSVSVVAFTTLLTRWYARKRRLA from the coding sequence ATGATTGAATCTGGTCCCCTACGGTATTCCGGACAGACGGGCGAGCGCAAGGCGCCGTTGGTCTGTTTTCACTGCGGTGACGTCTGCTTCAGTGACGAAATCGCATTGGGGGACAAGTATTTTTGCTGCAACGGATGCAAGGCGGTGTACGAGCTGTTGCACGCCAATGACCTCTGTGCGTATTACGATGTGGACGAGGCGGTCCGCGGAAAAAGTCCCCACGATCAGATTTACGGCAGCAGGTACGCCTATCTCGACGATCCGGCAATCGAGGAGCAATTGTTGGAGTTCACCGATGGCGATGTACGCATGGCCACCTTCAGCATCCCCTCCATGCATTGCAGTTCCTGCATCTGGCTGCTGGAGCGACTGAACGCGCTCAATCCCGGAATCGTCAGCTCACGCGTGGATTTCACCCGCCGCGAGGCGGCCATCACATGGAAGGCTTCCATGATCACGCTCAAGGGCGTGGTAACGCTGCTGGCTTCGGTGGGGTACGAACCGCATATCAGCTTGCAAAGTGTCGCAGAAAAGCGCCGCGGCAGCAGCAACAAACGGCTGTACTACAAGATCGGCATCGCGGGTTTCGCTTTCGGGAATGTGATGCTTCTGAGCTTTCCGGAATACCTGGCCGGAGAGGGAGGCATCGATCCGCTGTTTGCGCGCATCTTCAGCTACATCAACATCGGGCTGTCGCTACCGGTTTTTTTCTATAGCAGTCTCGAATATTTTCAGTCGGCCTGGGCCGGATTGCGTCAGCGTTTCCTGAACATTGACGTCCCGCTCTCCCTCGGCATCAGTATGCTGTTTTTCCGCAGCATATACGACATTCTGAGCGGAACAGGTCCGGGGTATCTCGACAGCTTCACGGGACTGGTGTTTTTCCTGCTCATAGGAAAAATCTTCCAGAAGAAAACATACGACGCGCTGTCCTTCGAACGAGATTTTCGTTCGTACTTCCCGCTCTCCGTTGCGGTCAAAGAGCAGCATCACGAAACCACAATTCCTCTCACACGCCTGAGAGTCGGACAGCGCATCGTGGTGCGGAATCAGGAATTGATCCCCGCCGACGCCATTCTCCTCAATGGCGAGGCGAATATTGACTACAGCTTCGTGACCGGCGAAGCGGAACTCATCCGCAAATTCAGCGGCGACCGCATTCACGCCGGTGGCAGACAGGTGGGGCAGGCGATAGAGCTCGAAGTTGTAAAGGAAATCGAGCAAAGCTATCTGACCCGGCTGTGGAACAACGACGTGTTCACCAAGGAGCGCCGGGCGCCGCTCACAGCACTCGTGGATCGCATCAGCGCACGCTTTACCTACGCGGTGTTGAGTATCGCGCTTGTCGCATCCGTCGTCTGGCTCGTGCTCGAGCCGGGTATGGTGACCTTCGTGTTCACTTCGGTCCTGATCGTGGCCTGTCCCTGCGCGCTCGCGCTCGCTTCCCCGTTCGCGCTGGGATCGGCGCAGCGTGTGTATGGCTACAACGAATTCTTTGTGAAGAGCACCGACACCGTCGAAATGCTCTCCCATATCGACACGATCGTCTTCGACAAAACCGGCACGCTCACGAGAAGCGGTGCCGGCGGTGTGCGCTTCCACGGACCCGGATTGAATGAGCAGGAGCGCTTGCTCATCAAGTCCGTTCTGCGGCAAAGCACACACACGCTCAGTCGACAGGTTTTCGCATTCCTTGCCGATGTCCCGACGGCTGACGTTGAGGGATACTCGGAAATTCCCGGAAAAGGTATAGAAGGGAGTGTGCAAGGACGTCGCGTGCTCATCGGCTCGGCGGACTGGGCCTGGCGCGATCACGACGCACCCATTGACACCGCAACCACATCGGTGTACGTATCGATCGATAGTCAACCACGGGGACATTTCACCGTGCCGAATGTGTACCGCGACGGACTCCCCGAGCTTGTCGCCCGCCTGCGTTCCCGTTATCGCCTGGCGATACTCTCCGGCGATTCCCCGCGCGAGGAAGCACGGCTCAAAGCGCTGTTCGGCGAGGATGTTCCGATGCGTTTCCTCCAGACCCCGGCGGATAAACTGGGGTATGTCGAGACCTTGCGCAGCCAGGGGCGGCATGTATTGATGTTGGGCGATGGCCTCAACGACGCAGGTGCGCTCAAGGCAGCGGACGTCGGCGTCTCCCTCACCGAGGATATCAATGCCTTCTCTCCGGCCTGTGACGGTATTTTGTCCGCGGACCGCTTTCATACGTTTGATCGTATGCTGGACTTCGCGCGCAACAGTCACGCCATTGTCCGCGCGAGTTTCATTCTCTCACTGACATACAATGTGATCGGCATTTCCTTCGCGGTGGCCGGTTTGCTGACACCGTTGGTGTCCGCAGTGTTGATGCCGGTGAGTTCGGTCAGTGTTGTTGCCTTCACCACTTTGCTCACACGCTGGTATGCCCGGAAGCGGAGGCTGGCCTGA
- the ccoS gene encoding cbb3-type cytochrome oxidase assembly protein CcoS, translating to MEVMFILIGFSLLVALIFLGLYLWAVRNGQYDDKVTPSIRMLFDDGTRGKRDRDNDEHDHTNIGDPSNGR from the coding sequence GTGGAGGTGATGTTCATTCTCATAGGCTTCAGCCTGCTTGTTGCACTCATCTTTCTTGGATTGTATCTGTGGGCTGTGCGCAACGGGCAATACGACGATAAAGTAACGCCGTCCATACGCATGCTTTTTGATGACGGCACACGCGGAAAGCGCGACCGCGACAACGACGAACATGATCATACGAATATAGGAGATCCATCGAATGGACGTTGA
- a CDS encoding quinol:cytochrome C oxidoreductase encodes MHHGSWPSRDWTTIALGALFFVMLQHATGAVWSVTTRRAAEAMTQTLPLLLLFFVPVVIGAHTLFHWSHADAVASDHLLASKAPYLNIAFFSIRGLVFFAIWIVLGWLLTRHSLRQDVDGDPGHTVSLRKISAGGLFLFAFTMTFAAFDWLMSLEPHWYSTIFGVYVFAGGFLAALALLSLFFQSMGRGGLLTKEVGIDHHHDFGRMLFAFTVFWAYIGGSQYYLIWYANIPEETVWYLARWDNGWWVVSVLLIFFRFAVPFFTLIFYRMKRTPAVLRAVTILMLVMHAVDMYWLVMPTFRAGSPLPAWTDITALLGIGGLVLWLFWQRYTAHAAVPIKDPKFHDSVAHNV; translated from the coding sequence TTGCATCATGGCTCATGGCCTTCGCGCGACTGGACCACGATAGCGCTGGGAGCCCTGTTCTTCGTGATGCTGCAACATGCCACCGGCGCGGTGTGGAGTGTCACAACACGGCGCGCGGCGGAAGCCATGACGCAGACACTCCCGCTGTTGCTGTTGTTCTTCGTTCCCGTCGTCATTGGCGCACATACGCTGTTTCACTGGTCACACGCAGACGCCGTCGCGAGCGATCATCTGCTCGCCTCGAAAGCACCCTATCTGAACATCGCGTTTTTCAGCATTCGCGGGCTGGTATTTTTTGCGATCTGGATCGTGCTGGGCTGGCTGCTGACGAGGCACTCCCTGCGCCAGGATGTGGACGGGGATCCCGGACATACTGTTTCACTGCGGAAAATCAGCGCAGGCGGACTCTTCCTGTTTGCGTTTACCATGACGTTCGCCGCTTTCGATTGGCTGATGAGTCTCGAACCGCATTGGTACTCAACCATCTTCGGCGTGTACGTGTTCGCCGGCGGATTCCTCGCGGCGCTGGCATTGCTGAGTCTGTTCTTCCAGTCCATGGGCCGCGGAGGCCTGCTCACGAAGGAAGTGGGTATCGATCACCATCATGACTTCGGTCGCATGCTTTTCGCGTTCACCGTCTTCTGGGCGTATATCGGCGGCTCCCAGTACTATCTCATCTGGTATGCGAACATTCCGGAGGAGACAGTCTGGTATCTTGCGCGCTGGGACAACGGCTGGTGGGTGGTGAGCGTCCTGCTCATCTTCTTCCGCTTCGCGGTGCCGTTTTTCACCTTGATCTTCTATCGTATGAAGCGGACGCCCGCGGTATTGCGTGCCGTCACCATTCTGATGCTCGTCATGCACGCGGTGGATATGTACTGGCTGGTCATGCCGACCTTTCGTGCCGGCTCGCCCCTGCCCGCGTGGACGGATATAACCGCATTGCTCGGCATCGGCGGATTGGTGCTCTGGTTGTTCTGGCAGCGCTACACTGCGCATGCCGCTGTTCCTATCAAGGATCCGAAATTTCACGATTCCGTCGCGCACAACGTCTAG
- the nrfD gene encoding polysulfide reductase NrfD has translation MSVNTTTTKTAAAVLEEAPLVQGGLTFSGITEKISGVVETKTPQLWWILFGMALSGTLILVGSIGWLVYEGTGIWGLNNPVGWGWAIVNFVFWVGIGHAGTLISAILFLLRQRWRTAINRFAEAMTIVAVICAGIFPAIHVGRIWIAYYMFPLPNSMEMWPNFRSPLLWDVFAVGTYFTVSFLFWFVGLVPDLATFRDRAKTKLRRMVFGILSLGWNNGNRQWRHYELAYLMLAGLATPLVLSVHSVVSTDFATSLIPGWHTTIFPPYFVAGAIFSGFGMVLTLAIIARKVFSLQNLITIDHFEKMNKIILVTGSMVGYAYIMEFFIAWYSGNIYEVFAFVNRGFGNYAWAYWIMFLCNVITPQLFWFRKFRRSIPIMFTLSIFVNIGMWFERFVITVTSLSRDFLPSSWDYYSPTTWDVLTFVGSFGLFFTLFLLFLRFLPLISMSEVKAVLPEADPHHHAGHGEQQGGAA, from the coding sequence GTGAGTGTGAACACAACAACGACGAAAACCGCCGCAGCCGTACTCGAGGAAGCACCACTGGTACAGGGTGGCCTGACGTTCAGCGGCATCACGGAGAAAATCAGCGGCGTTGTCGAGACGAAGACGCCCCAATTGTGGTGGATTCTGTTCGGCATGGCACTTTCGGGAACGCTGATACTGGTTGGTTCCATTGGCTGGCTCGTGTACGAAGGGACAGGCATTTGGGGCCTCAACAATCCCGTGGGCTGGGGATGGGCCATTGTGAACTTCGTGTTCTGGGTCGGTATCGGCCACGCAGGGACACTGATTTCAGCCATCCTTTTCCTGTTGCGGCAACGTTGGCGCACCGCCATCAATCGCTTCGCGGAGGCGATGACGATTGTCGCGGTGATTTGCGCGGGCATTTTCCCCGCCATCCATGTCGGCCGCATCTGGATCGCCTACTATATGTTCCCGCTGCCGAATTCCATGGAGATGTGGCCGAACTTCCGCAGCCCGTTGCTCTGGGATGTGTTCGCGGTGGGCACGTATTTCACCGTATCCTTCCTGTTCTGGTTCGTGGGGCTGGTACCGGATCTCGCCACCTTCCGCGACAGAGCGAAAACCAAGCTCCGCCGCATGGTGTTCGGCATCCTTTCACTCGGCTGGAATAACGGCAACAGACAGTGGCGTCACTATGAGCTGGCGTACCTGATGCTGGCGGGACTCGCGACACCGCTGGTGCTGTCCGTGCATTCGGTGGTGAGTACGGACTTCGCGACCAGTCTCATACCCGGCTGGCATACCACCATTTTCCCGCCGTACTTCGTTGCGGGAGCCATTTTCTCCGGTTTCGGCATGGTGCTGACGCTGGCGATCATCGCGCGTAAGGTGTTCAGTCTGCAGAACCTTATCACGATCGATCATTTCGAGAAGATGAACAAGATCATTCTCGTGACGGGCAGCATGGTGGGATATGCGTACATCATGGAGTTTTTCATCGCGTGGTACAGCGGCAACATTTACGAGGTCTTCGCCTTTGTCAACCGGGGGTTTGGCAATTACGCCTGGGCCTACTGGATCATGTTCCTTTGCAACGTGATCACGCCGCAATTGTTCTGGTTCCGCAAGTTCCGCCGCAGCATCCCGATCATGTTCACGCTGTCCATTTTTGTGAACATCGGCATGTGGTTCGAGCGCTTCGTCATCACCGTCACCTCCCTGTCGCGCGATTTCCTTCCCTCTTCCTGGGATTACTATTCGCCGACCACCTGGGACGTGCTGACCTTTGTGGGGAGCTTCGGCCTGTTCTTCACGTTGTTCCTGCTCTTCCTGCGATTCCTTCCGCTCATTTCCATGTCTGAAGTCAAAGCCGTGCTTCCCGAGGCGGATCCGCATCATCACGCCGGGCATGGGGAGCAGCAAGGAGGTGCCGCATGA